The Candidatus Zixiibacteriota bacterium genome includes a window with the following:
- a CDS encoding metallophosphoesterase, whose protein sequence is MNKFLLNIFTLLLAVLLNGFLPSFAGQTHHLSRSIVDVYGGVTDTSNFIDSLSDGPYVFWETDTSVIVFYLCNEDMLIQTFSGADTLRFHGFCKDSAIEYFIPVSAPHPEPYIINHVPRILAISDIHGEYELLVKFLKESGVIDDSCQWKWEDGHLVIIGDIFDRGDRVTECLWFIRQLESEAERSGGDVHYLIGNHELMVLSGDTRYIHEKYLKGIVNKTKIKYEDLFSPEMELGRWLRSKNTVIKINDIIFVHAGLSPPLINKNLSLADINNIVRGSIDLRSNQLVFNELANFLFGGKGPFWYRGYHYEMENSYLKASLSEVESILNYYKASAIVVGHTEIDQVLGLYGNRIIAIDVPTEELGSLQGLLWKNGEFYRVTGKGDHQLIK, encoded by the coding sequence ATGAATAAATTTCTATTAAACATCTTCACTCTTTTACTTGCGGTTTTACTTAATGGATTTCTACCCTCATTTGCTGGGCAAACACATCACTTATCCAGATCCATTGTTGATGTATATGGTGGGGTAACAGATACATCTAACTTCATAGATTCGCTTAGCGATGGTCCATACGTTTTCTGGGAAACTGATACTTCAGTGATTGTGTTCTACCTCTGTAATGAAGATATGCTAATTCAGACCTTCAGTGGAGCAGACACTCTCCGCTTTCATGGATTTTGTAAGGATTCTGCTATAGAGTATTTTATTCCTGTTTCAGCTCCTCATCCAGAACCATATATCATCAATCATGTTCCTAGAATACTTGCTATCAGCGATATTCATGGAGAATATGAACTTTTAGTTAAATTTCTTAAAGAGTCTGGTGTAATTGATGACAGTTGTCAGTGGAAATGGGAAGATGGACATCTTGTAATTATTGGTGATATTTTTGATAGGGGTGATAGGGTTACTGAATGTCTATGGTTTATCCGTCAGCTGGAATCAGAAGCGGAGCGAAGCGGTGGTGATGTTCACTATCTTATAGGAAACCATGAATTAATGGTTTTAAGTGGTGATACCAGGTATATTCACGAAAAATACCTTAAAGGAATTGTTAATAAAACTAAGATTAAGTATGAAGACTTATTTAGCCCTGAGATGGAACTGGGGAGGTGGTTACGGTCTAAAAACACGGTGATTAAAATAAATGACATAATTTTCGTTCATGCCGGACTTTCACCTCCTCTAATAAATAAGAATCTTAGTTTAGCTGATATCAATAATATAGTTCGTGGTAGTATAGACCTTCGTTCTAACCAGTTAGTTTTTAACGAGTTAGCTAATTTTCTTTTTGGTGGTAAAGGACCTTTCTGGTACCGTGGTTATCATTATGAGATGGAGAACTCTTACTTAAAAGCATCCCTCTCAGAGGTCGAGAGTATCTTGAATTATTATAAGGCTTCTGCTATCGTTGTGGGACATACCGAGATTGATCAGGTTTTGGGCCTATACGGCAATCGGATTATAGCAATTGATGTTCCAACAGAGGAATTGGGCTCGCTTCAAGGGCTGCTTTGGAAAAATGGAGAGTTTTATAGAGTAACTGGCAAAGGTGATCATCAATTAATAAAATAA
- a CDS encoding arginine deiminase family protein, producing MMYGGQSEIRKIQSILVKHTKDAFISQKNIDTQWRKLNYLERPDYNKAQEEYANFLNLLKREVSDIHYLSRNQDTGLDSIYTRDPLIITNSGAILCNMGKEERSGEPAATRDILIQLDIPILGVIAGLGRLEGGDVIWLDENTLVVGQGYRTNETGICQLKELTKELVNEFMVVYVPKWRGPGDVLHLMSLISPIDYNLAIVYPKLLPASFISWLINRGIKLLEVSESEFETMACNILTIAPRKCIMLSGNPNTKRILEEEGVKVWEYLGEEICKKGAGGPTCLTRPLLRMK from the coding sequence ATGATGTATGGAGGTCAATCCGAGATTAGAAAGATTCAGAGTATATTGGTTAAGCACACCAAAGATGCTTTTATTTCCCAGAAAAACATCGATACTCAATGGAGAAAGCTCAATTATTTAGAACGTCCAGATTACAATAAAGCTCAGGAGGAATATGCGAATTTTCTTAACCTGCTAAAGAGGGAAGTATCCGATATCCATTATCTATCAAGGAATCAAGATACTGGTCTTGATTCAATTTACACACGTGATCCTCTAATCATCACGAATTCAGGAGCTATATTGTGCAATATGGGAAAAGAAGAACGTTCTGGTGAACCAGCAGCTACCAGAGATATCTTAATCCAATTGGATATACCTATTCTTGGAGTTATAGCTGGATTAGGAAGATTGGAGGGAGGAGATGTCATCTGGTTGGATGAAAACACTCTAGTAGTAGGACAGGGATACAGAACTAATGAAACCGGTATTTGCCAGTTAAAAGAACTCACTAAGGAACTAGTTAATGAATTTATGGTTGTTTATGTGCCTAAATGGAGAGGTCCAGGTGATGTTTTACATTTAATGTCTCTCATCAGTCCGATTGATTACAACTTAGCTATTGTTTACCCTAAACTGCTTCCCGCTTCCTTTATAAGTTGGCTCATCAATCGAGGAATAAAGCTTTTGGAAGTATCCGAATCTGAATTTGAAACAATGGCTTGCAACATCCTAACCATTGCTCCAAGGAAATGCATTATGCTTTCTGGAAACCCTAACACAAAACGTATACTCGAAGAAGAGGGTGTTAAAGTGTGGGAGTATTTGGGAGAAGAAATCTGCAAGAAAGGTGCTGGAGGCCCAACTTGCCTAACAAGGCCTCTATTAAGAATGAAATGA
- a CDS encoding FG-GAP-like repeat-containing protein, with protein sequence MLLVLSMLWASPALAQNPDSIPFAPAVNYGTLDNPIPIFCADLDGDLDLDLVVPSWNIDSVSILKNNGDGTFQAKVDYGLAYYCLPISIFCADLDGDTDLDLAVVSWTWASVSILKNNGDGTFQTGVDYGAGSRPYSIFCADLDGDTDLDLAVANSANADVSILKNNGDGTFQTKVDYDAGYYPTSVFCADLDGDTDLDLAVGHYHSDTLSILKNNGDGTFQTRVDYIVGADPHQVFCADLDGDTDLDLAVAHANSSNVSILKNNGDGTFQTKVDYAVGDGPTSVFCADLDGDTDLDLAVANYNSGNVSILKNNGDGTFQTKVDYAVGDGPTSVFCADLDGDTDLDLAVVNSNSDNVSILRNLSIHPLSYTFWLSAYSPVDLIVTDRIGDSIGVSFNTIQNGSTYDTTQDLNNDGDKDDQVVIPSPVNGEYMVRVVPESVCSGNYTLAVKLDQNEERVVIANAPCPEPGQVDTVVYNVPEYLHGDANRDGQKSVSDVVFLINYLFKGGPAPDPANLGDVNFCKQNPPVEPGQPTVADVVYMINYLFKGGKAPCS encoded by the coding sequence TTGCTTTTGGTTCTTTCTATGCTTTGGGCTTCGCCTGCTTTAGCACAGAACCCTGATTCCATTCCGTTCGCTCCTGCTGTCAACTACGGCACATTAGACAACCCCATTCCTATTTTTTGTGCGGATTTGGACGGGGATCTAGATTTAGATTTAGTTGTACCAAGTTGGAATATCGACAGTGTTTCCATTTTAAAGAACAACGGGGATGGGACTTTTCAGGCTAAGGTGGATTATGGTCTAGCATATTATTGTTTACCTATTTCTATTTTTTGTGCTGATTTGGATGGGGATACGGATCTGGACTTAGCTGTGGTGAGTTGGACTTGGGCTAGTGTTTCTATTTTAAAGAACAACGGGGATGGGACTTTCCAGACAGGGGTCGACTACGGTGCGGGAAGCCGTCCTTATTCTATTTTTTGTGCTGATTTGGATGGTGATACAGATTTGGACTTGGCTGTGGCAAATTCGGCTAACGCCGATGTCTCCATTTTAAAGAACAATGGGGATGGGACTTTCCAGACAAAGGTTGATTATGATGCAGGATATTATCCTACTTCCGTTTTCTGCGCTGATTTAGATGGGGATACAGATCTGGACTTAGCTGTAGGACATTATCATAGCGACACTCTTTCCATCTTAAAGAACAACGGGGATGGGACTTTCCAGACAAGAGTGGATTACATTGTAGGAGCTGACCCCCACCAAGTTTTTTGTGCGGATTTGGATGGGGATACAGATTTGGACTTAGCTGTGGCACATGCGAATAGCAGCAATGTTTCCATTTTAAAGAACAATGGGGATGGGACTTTCCAGACCAAGGTTGACTACGCTGTAGGAGATGGTCCTACTTCTGTTTTTTGTGCGGATTTGGACGGGGATACGGATTTGGACTTAGCTGTGGCAAACTATAATAGCGGCAATGTTTCCATTTTAAAGAACAATGGAGATGGGACTTTCCAGACCAAGGTTGACTACGCTGTAGGAGATGGTCCTACTTCTGTTTTTTGTGCTGATTTGGACGGGGATACGGATTTGGACTTAGCTGTAGTAAATTCGAATAGCGACAATGTCTCTATTCTGAGAAATTTGTCTATTCATCCCCTCTCTTATACTTTCTGGTTATCTGCTTATTCGCCGGTGGATTTAATAGTTACAGACCGAATAGGAGACTCAATCGGGGTGAGTTTCAACACTATCCAAAATGGTTCCACCTATGATACCACCCAAGATTTAAACAATGATGGGGACAAAGATGACCAGGTCGTCATACCAAGTCCTGTAAACGGAGAGTATATGGTCAGAGTTGTGCCTGAGTCTGTTTGTTCAGGTAATTACACTTTAGCTGTGAAATTGGATCAGAATGAGGAGAGAGTTGTGATAGCCAATGCTCCCTGTCCTGAACCAGGGCAGGTAGATACGGTAGTTTATAATGTTCCCGAATATCTGCATGGGGATGCTAATAGAGACGGGCAAAAGAGTGTTTCAGATGTGGTTTTTTTAATCAATTATCTTTTCAAGGGAGGCCCTGCACCTGACCCGGCGAACTTGGGTGATGTTAACTTCTGCAAACAAAATCCCCCGGTTGAGCCCGGTCAGCCAACAGTTGCAGATGTAGTCTATATGATAAACTATCTTTTCAAAGGTGGAAAAGCACCTTGCAGCTAA
- a CDS encoding PAS domain-containing protein yields the protein MNNRRQNSEEERLKVVLKINQAISQTLDLEKILMMACEMTTQVLKADRCSIALLSTGNTYEIVKSYKKKPSYPSIDGARFDLKDYPHIAPFLLKKRTVHISDRKKTSLSVRERTIFKQLNVKALLAVPIIVSRKTIGAIIPSRIEQSSAFSSLDLSLCQTIANQVGIAIKNAKLTKKLQEEHKELKVSQQQAYLTNERLRYLMFSTSAVIYASKTSRDYGATFITDNVRGMVGYSPEQFITNSSFWVGRIHPEDVKRILQELPIIFKKGYHTYEYRFRCKNGKYIWMRDEMKLIRDDKGQPLEIIGYWTDITDRKNTEIKMIESENRYLRLFEDSPISLWEEDFSSVKNYLNSLKSSGVKDLRAYFDNHPEAISKCAAKVKIIAVNKTTLRWYEAKSLEELKSGLNKVFTQESYEVFKEGLIAIFSGKTSFESDATNQTLKGRKIDINIRWSVLTGYERSLSRLLVSIVDITERKLTEKKLVFLANRVIEAQEEERRMTSQKLHDSIVQDLTAMKLDLKMCLRSSPQQYVQVISRLKDDEKLITQTMENLRDLSSDLRPRILDELGLFSALRWYVDKFSRRTNLEVQLKITGSKKRLSPQSEIGIFRIIQEGLTNIAKHSEAKSASLSLSAKAGYVRVVIHDNGIGFEQKRADTPTSYGLLRMMENTKLLGGKFKIISRKGKGTTLHITIPY from the coding sequence ATGAATAACAGGCGACAAAATTCAGAAGAAGAAAGACTTAAGGTAGTCTTAAAAATAAACCAAGCTATCTCTCAGACCTTGGATTTAGAGAAAATCCTTATGATGGCCTGTGAGATGACAACCCAAGTCCTTAAAGCTGATCGCTGCTCCATAGCACTGCTTTCTACTGGAAATACTTATGAGATCGTCAAGAGTTATAAAAAAAAGCCTTCCTATCCATCAATTGACGGAGCAAGGTTTGATCTTAAAGATTACCCTCATATTGCACCGTTCCTTTTGAAGAAAAGAACCGTTCACATATCTGATCGCAAGAAGACCTCTCTTTCTGTGAGGGAAAGAACCATCTTTAAGCAGTTAAATGTTAAAGCATTGTTAGCTGTTCCCATAATAGTAAGCAGAAAGACCATTGGTGCTATTATCCCATCCAGAATAGAACAGTCCTCTGCCTTCTCTTCACTGGATTTGAGTCTGTGCCAGACAATTGCAAATCAAGTAGGAATAGCTATTAAGAACGCAAAATTAACAAAGAAACTACAAGAAGAACATAAGGAATTGAAAGTTTCTCAGCAGCAGGCTTATTTGACAAATGAGAGGCTTCGTTACCTTATGTTTTCCACATCCGCAGTGATCTATGCCTCAAAGACTTCAAGAGATTACGGAGCTACCTTCATCACAGATAACGTTCGAGGAATGGTAGGCTACTCTCCGGAGCAATTCATCACAAACTCAAGCTTTTGGGTCGGTCGCATTCATCCCGAAGATGTGAAGAGAATCTTACAAGAGCTACCAATTATATTTAAAAAAGGGTACCACACTTATGAATACCGTTTTCGGTGCAAAAACGGTAAATATATCTGGATGCGTGATGAAATGAAGCTAATACGAGACGACAAAGGGCAGCCATTAGAGATAATTGGTTACTGGACAGATATTACGGATCGCAAGAATACAGAGATCAAGATGATTGAAAGTGAGAATAGATACCTTCGTCTATTTGAAGATTCACCAATCTCTTTATGGGAGGAGGATTTCTCCAGTGTTAAGAATTACCTTAATAGTTTAAAATCATCAGGGGTTAAAGATCTTAGAGCATATTTTGATAACCATCCTGAAGCAATTTCTAAATGTGCTGCTAAGGTAAAGATAATAGCTGTGAACAAAACAACACTGAGATGGTACGAAGCGAAGAGCTTAGAAGAACTTAAATCTGGCTTAAACAAAGTTTTTACACAGGAATCATATGAAGTGTTTAAGGAAGGACTAATAGCTATCTTTAGCGGCAAAACGAGTTTTGAAAGTGATGCTACTAATCAAACGTTAAAAGGGCGAAAAATTGATATTAATATAAGATGGAGTGTGTTGACAGGTTACGAAAGGTCGTTAAGCAGGTTATTGGTCTCCATCGTTGACATCACTGAACGCAAATTAACAGAGAAGAAGTTAGTTTTTCTTGCTAACAGAGTAATAGAAGCACAGGAAGAAGAAAGGAGAATGACTTCACAAAAGCTACACGATTCGATTGTACAGGACCTGACCGCCATGAAATTGGACCTGAAGATGTGCTTGCGAAGTTCTCCTCAACAGTATGTCCAAGTAATAAGCAGGCTTAAGGATGATGAAAAATTAATAACCCAGACTATGGAAAACCTACGTGACTTATCCTCTGATCTCCGACCTCGTATTTTAGATGAACTGGGACTATTTTCAGCACTCAGGTGGTATGTAGATAAATTCAGTCGAAGAACTAACCTTGAGGTACAATTAAAAATCACAGGGTCCAAGAAAAGACTTTCGCCACAAAGCGAAATCGGCATCTTCAGGATAATTCAGGAAGGTTTAACGAATATAGCTAAGCATTCTGAAGCAAAGTCTGCGTCTCTCTCCCTATCAGCGAAAGCTGGGTATGTTAGAGTAGTTATCCACGACAACGGAATAGGATTTGAGCAAAAACGTGCAGATACTCCCACCAGCTATGGACTGCTGAGGATGATGGAAAATACTAAGCTTCTAGGTGGAAAATTTAAGATTATTTCAAGAAAAGGAAAGGGAACTACATTGCATATCACCATTCCCTATTAA
- a CDS encoding SBBP repeat-containing protein — protein MLKKLIILVVFVFMSISAYAQVDTAWIRSYNGWGDGGDLANDITVDASGNVYVTGYSWGNYNDYASIKYDRNGNALWIRRYSGAVGYFDDNAEAIAVDASGNVYVTGGSNSGGATSYDYATIKYKPNGDTAWVRRYNGPANSDDYALDLAVDGSGNVYVTGESPGNGTNRDYATVKYFPNGDTAWVRMYNGAGNGADGARAIAVDDSGNVCVTGWSYQGSLRTDYVTIKYYPNGNTAWVRKYGFSGSNIAYAIAVDHSCNVYITGQSYGIYADFATIKYYPNGDTAWTRRYNGAGANTDEAYAIAVDGSGNVYVTGRSTGSGTDYDYATIKYDSSGTRLWVASYNGPGSSADKANAIAVDDSGNVYVTGESYGVDYDYATVKYDQNGNERWVERYNSGHDGDEAHAIVVDAYGNVYVTGGGYDYATIKYGKIGGEKILVLRDGSDSLNPIASKTFKIYKVTDDPPVMTESYLGELTTNAYGRMTVPEGWFNIGDWVKVERLVHSEPAVKHRSILPNMYYIKIDNGTFDSTTGAISYHTFTSDSLQEITLSHATVMFDLLVSVEWDADQQYLESLRDGFKLMSNYLYDVTDGQLYIDSVKIFDAKAYWDSSDVRIYASNMQWPNASTFTWTSGAPRRLGGGIFGSGERRLYFPRIFYFNSYNGNRNLTYDLYPYDWIISQTTYDDDNDGSIDYPDEFKAYPPSRTLAHEFGHYGVGFRDEYINNAGNNILDDFDFGLMDDQLGVDIEQNSEMSCLLQYDVLSHRITRQWVNRGDRSCWDYFEWNYEGTYDGIFVPIKKPSTELFSGPNNDMLNLNYDVGSLLRTVISDSNTGAYVLIFTSTDELGSPLGNSKVQLYKDNHTWFIDQGNTADSGSIICLGVNGDDIIRAFRDTLYLEIELNILGSYKENSFRRVSANGNTIVAILRAIKGNYLMLNSGWFQGENSFRYSLQVNKSFSQNPSLELYNPYNQMYTYVFSPVTEGYESIVGNSLGSDGMFSVIAVDDSAYTFFVNNRYTVTPVLDSSFVPEIYGPQGSCILNLDEDNSSLHKILILSSDFPPLLNGLDSLVEQGGEVHSISAYPNLSSLAGVNNYIVIKYQDVDLKSSSETSLKIFKWNETSNKWEFIGGTVDTTGSEVVSPIHSLGIYAAFTTALLRGDVNSDRKLTVSDVVYLINYLFKGGPAPVAGLLIGDVNCDGRASVADVVYLINYLFKGGPKPAC, from the coding sequence ATGTTAAAGAAGCTAATCATTTTGGTGGTTTTTGTTTTTATGAGTATTTCTGCCTATGCCCAGGTGGACACTGCCTGGATAAGAAGTTATAATGGATGGGGGGATGGTGGTGATTTGGCTAATGACATAACAGTGGATGCTTCAGGCAATGTTTATGTGACTGGATACAGTTGGGGCAACTATAATGATTATGCCTCCATCAAGTATGACCGCAATGGGAATGCCCTTTGGATTAGAAGATATAGCGGAGCAGTAGGGTACTTTGATGATAATGCTGAAGCCATAGCTGTCGATGCCTCTGGTAACGTTTATGTGACCGGAGGGAGTAACAGTGGCGGGGCAACCTCATATGATTATGCTACCATAAAGTATAAACCCAATGGAGACACTGCTTGGGTAAGAAGATATAATGGACCAGCCAACTCAGATGATTATGCACTCGACCTAGCGGTGGATGGTTCAGGCAATGTCTATGTGACAGGAGAAAGTCCCGGCAACGGAACTAATCGAGACTATGCTACCGTAAAGTATTTTCCCAACGGAGATACTGCCTGGGTAAGAATGTATAACGGAGCAGGAAATGGAGCAGATGGTGCTCGTGCCATAGCTGTAGATGACAGTGGCAATGTCTGCGTAACCGGTTGGAGTTATCAAGGCTCGTTGCGAACTGATTACGTTACCATAAAGTATTATCCCAACGGTAATACTGCCTGGGTAAGGAAGTACGGTTTTAGTGGCAGCAATATCGCTTACGCCATAGCGGTAGACCACTCCTGCAATGTTTATATTACGGGACAAAGTTATGGCATCTATGCTGACTTCGCCACAATAAAGTATTATCCAAACGGAGACACTGCCTGGACGCGAAGATATAATGGAGCAGGAGCTAATACGGATGAGGCTTATGCCATAGCGGTAGATGGTTCTGGCAATGTTTATGTTACTGGAAGGAGTACTGGCAGCGGAACAGACTATGACTATGCCACCATAAAGTATGATTCATCCGGCACTCGGCTCTGGGTGGCAAGTTACAACGGACCAGGGAGCTCGGCAGATAAAGCTAATGCTATAGCCGTGGATGATTCCGGTAATGTGTATGTTACGGGGGAAAGTTACGGGGTTGACTATGATTATGCCACCGTGAAATATGACCAAAATGGGAATGAACGCTGGGTTGAGAGATACAATTCAGGACATGATGGTGATGAAGCTCACGCTATAGTCGTAGACGCTTATGGTAATGTCTATGTGACCGGAGGAGGTTATGACTATGCAACCATAAAATATGGTAAAATTGGGGGTGAGAAGATCTTGGTTTTAAGAGACGGATCTGATTCGCTAAATCCGATTGCAAGTAAGACCTTCAAGATTTACAAAGTCACAGATGACCCACCTGTAATGACTGAGTCTTATCTTGGCGAGTTAACTACAAATGCTTATGGCAGGATGACTGTTCCAGAGGGGTGGTTCAATATCGGGGATTGGGTTAAGGTGGAAAGATTGGTGCATAGTGAACCTGCAGTCAAACACCGGAGCATCCTGCCCAATATGTATTATATAAAAATAGACAACGGAACTTTTGACAGCACTACCGGTGCGATTTCTTATCACACGTTTACCTCAGATTCATTGCAAGAGATAACACTAAGCCATGCTACAGTCATGTTTGACCTTCTTGTTTCAGTGGAATGGGATGCAGATCAGCAATACCTGGAAAGTCTGCGTGATGGATTCAAATTGATGTCGAATTATCTTTACGATGTAACCGACGGGCAGCTATATATAGACTCAGTCAAGATTTTTGATGCTAAAGCATACTGGGATTCATCTGATGTCAGGATATACGCCAGTAATATGCAGTGGCCAAATGCTTCCACTTTTACCTGGACAAGTGGCGCCCCAAGGCGTTTGGGAGGGGGAATTTTCGGATCAGGCGAACGGAGACTCTATTTTCCCAGGATATTTTATTTTAACAGTTATAATGGTAACAGAAATCTGACATACGATCTATATCCTTACGATTGGATAATTAGCCAGACAACCTATGATGATGATAACGATGGGTCAATTGATTATCCAGATGAATTTAAGGCTTATCCACCCAGCAGAACCTTAGCACATGAATTTGGGCATTATGGTGTCGGTTTTCGTGATGAGTACATAAATAATGCAGGTAATAATATATTAGATGATTTCGACTTTGGGTTAATGGATGATCAACTTGGGGTAGATATCGAACAGAACTCTGAAATGTCCTGTTTACTGCAGTATGATGTTTTATCACATAGAATAACACGCCAGTGGGTTAACAGGGGAGACAGGTCTTGCTGGGATTATTTTGAGTGGAATTACGAAGGTACTTATGATGGGATATTCGTTCCCATTAAGAAACCTTCAACCGAGCTGTTCTCGGGTCCGAATAATGATATGTTGAACCTGAATTATGATGTGGGTTCCCTGCTAAGAACTGTGATTTCCGATTCCAATACTGGTGCATATGTGCTGATATTCACAAGTACGGATGAATTAGGTTCGCCACTGGGGAATTCGAAAGTGCAATTATACAAGGATAACCATACCTGGTTTATTGATCAGGGAAACACGGCTGATTCGGGAAGTATTATATGTTTAGGAGTGAATGGTGATGACATTATAAGAGCTTTTAGAGATACTCTGTATTTGGAAATTGAGCTTAACATTTTAGGCTCATATAAAGAAAATAGTTTTCGCCGAGTTTCTGCAAATGGTAATACTATCGTGGCTATCTTGAGAGCAATTAAAGGGAATTATCTTATGCTCAACAGCGGTTGGTTTCAGGGGGAAAATTCTTTCAGGTATAGCCTGCAAGTAAATAAATCTTTCAGTCAGAATCCAAGCCTGGAGCTTTACAATCCATACAATCAGATGTACACCTATGTTTTTTCTCCGGTGACGGAGGGTTATGAATCTATCGTTGGCAATTCCCTGGGTTCAGACGGGATGTTCTCGGTCATTGCCGTAGATGATTCTGCCTATACTTTTTTTGTGAACAACAGGTATACCGTAACCCCTGTTCTGGACAGTTCCTTTGTTCCAGAGATCTATGGTCCCCAAGGAAGTTGCATACTTAATCTTGATGAGGACAATTCTTCTCTGCACAAAATACTTATCCTTTCCTCTGATTTTCCACCGTTGTTGAATGGATTGGATAGTCTGGTGGAGCAAGGGGGAGAAGTGCATTCAATCTCTGCCTATCCCAATTTAAGCAGTTTGGCAGGGGTGAATAACTATATCGTTATCAAGTACCAGGATGTCGACTTGAAAAGCAGTTCGGAAACTAGCTTGAAGATTTTTAAATGGAATGAAACTTCAAACAAGTGGGAATTCATAGGCGGGACTGTTGATACAACAGGAAGCGAAGTAGTTAGTCCAATCCATAGTCTGGGAATTTATGCGGCTTTCACAACTGCTTTACTCCGTGGAGATGTTAACAGTGATAGAAAACTGACAGTCTCTGACGTCGTTTATCTCATCAATTATCTCTTTAAAGGAGGGCCAGCGCCAGTTGCTGGCTTGCTAATTGGAGACGTTAACTGTGATGGCCGAGCTAGCGTAGCTGATGTAGTTTATCTAATTAATTATCTCTTTAAAGGCGGACCAAAACCAGCTTGTTAA